The following are from one region of the Lacinutrix sp. Bg11-31 genome:
- a CDS encoding OmpW family protein, with translation MKKLLFIALIASLAITKTNAQENTTVDNEFTKFQVRLRAIAVVPNESATIETIGGDATITNAYVPELDFTYFFTKNVAAELILATTQHDVKAISTAAGNIPLGDVRLLPPTLTVQYHFNGDLVHPYVGAGINYTLFFDANSGPVADDVEYDSALGFAFQLGFDFDINDKWFVNLDAKYIMLNTDVTVNATTALGATVGAEVDINPFIAGVGIGYRLF, from the coding sequence ATGAAGAAATTACTTTTTATTGCATTAATAGCAAGTTTAGCTATTACAAAAACAAACGCACAAGAAAACACTACAGTAGATAATGAATTTACTAAATTTCAAGTAAGATTAAGAGCTATAGCAGTAGTGCCAAATGAGTCTGCAACAATTGAAACAATTGGAGGAGATGCTACAATTACAAATGCTTATGTACCAGAATTAGATTTTACATATTTTTTCACTAAAAATGTAGCTGCCGAATTAATTTTAGCAACAACACAACACGATGTTAAAGCAATCTCAACTGCAGCTGGAAATATTCCATTAGGAGATGTAAGATTATTACCTCCAACATTAACAGTACAGTATCATTTTAATGGAGATCTTGTACATCCTTACGTTGGAGCAGGTATAAACTATACTTTGTTTTTCGATGCTAACTCTGGTCCTGTAGCAGATGATGTAGAATATGATAGCGCACTTGGTTTTGCTTTCCAGTTAGGATTCGATTTTGATATTAACGATAAGTGGTTTGTTAATTTAGATGCTAAATACATAATGTTAAATACAGATGTTACTGTAAATGCAACTACAGCATTAGGAGCAACAGTTGGAGCAGAAGTGGACATAAACCCTTTTATTGCAGGTGTTGGTATTGGTTATAGATTATTCTAA
- the deoC gene encoding deoxyribose-phosphate aldolase, with product MKLNKYIDHTLLKAVSTKSDIIKLCNEAITHNFFSVCVNSCYVSLAKEELKEFEIKVCSVIGFPLGAMSTNAKVQETKQALLDGADEIDMVINIGFIKSKDFDAVWKDIEAVKKEMPNNTLKVILETCYLEDLEIIKASELAINSGADFIKTSTGFGTGGATLETIKLIKSVIGDCGTKIKASGGIRDTKTALEYINLGVDRIGTSNGIAIVTGGPSEEKNY from the coding sequence ATGAAATTAAACAAATACATAGACCACACACTGTTAAAAGCGGTATCAACAAAAAGCGATATTATTAAACTTTGTAATGAAGCAATAACGCATAACTTCTTTTCAGTATGCGTAAATTCTTGTTATGTTTCTTTAGCAAAAGAAGAATTAAAAGAGTTTGAAATTAAAGTATGTAGTGTTATTGGTTTTCCTTTAGGTGCAATGAGTACAAATGCAAAAGTACAGGAGACTAAACAAGCGCTATTAGATGGAGCAGACGAAATTGATATGGTTATAAATATTGGCTTTATTAAAAGTAAAGATTTTGATGCTGTTTGGAAAGATATTGAAGCCGTTAAAAAAGAAATGCCAAACAATACACTTAAAGTTATTCTAGAAACATGCTATTTAGAAGACCTGGAGATTATTAAAGCGAGTGAGCTTGCAATAAATTCTGGTGCAGATTTTATTAAAACATCAACTGGGTTTGGAACAGGAGGCGCAACACTTGAAACTATAAAACTAATAAAAAGTGTTATTGGTGATTGTGGTACTAAAATAAAAGCTTCAGGTGGCATTAGAGACACTAAAACAGCTTTAGAATACATAAACCTTGGTGTAGATAGAATAGGGACTTCTAATGGGATTGCTATTGTAACAGGAGGTCCTTCCGAAGAAAAAAACTATTAA
- the clpB gene encoding ATP-dependent chaperone ClpB produces the protein MNFNNYTTKSQEAIQQAQQLAQGLGNGQIENEHIFKAIFEVDENVLPFILKKMNVNVPMLKQILDKQIESFSKVSGAELSISRDASKTLNEASIIAKEMNDEYVSIEHLILAIFKSKSKIAQVLKDQGVTEKALKATIDELRQGDRVTSQSQEETYNALNKYAKNLNQLAKDGKLDPVIGRDEEIRRILQILSRRTKNNPILVGEPGTGKTAIAEGLAHRIVDGDIPENLIDKQIFALDMGSLIAGAKFKGEFEERLKAVIKEVTNSDGDIVLFIDEIHTLVGAGGGQGAMDAANILKPALARGELRAIGATTLDEYQKYFEKDKALERRFQKVMVNEPDTESAISILRGIKEKYETHHKVRIKDEAIIGAVELSTRYITNRFLPDKAIDLMDEAAAKLRMEINSKPEELDVLDRKVMQLEIEIEAIKREKDETKLKSLRSDLANIKEERNEINAKWKSEKAVVDNIQNTKQDIENFKIEAERAERDGDYGKVAELRYGKIKEAQEALEKMQAEFNAKSETSLIKEEVTYEDIAEVVAKWTGIPLTKMLQTDREKLLKLEDELHKRVVGQEEAIIAVSDAVRRSRAGLQNPKKPIGTFLFLGTTGVGKTELAKALAEYLFDDESALTRIDMSEYQERHAVSRLVGAPPGYVGYEEGGQLTEAVRRKPYSVVLLDEIEKAHPDTFNILLQVLDEGHLTDNKGRTADFKNTIIIMTSNMGSQLIQDRFTATKDIDTAMELAKVDVLGLLKQTVRPEFLNRIDDTILFTPLSKENITEIVGLQLQSVTKMIAKQGIIFDATPEAITYLAEKGYDPEFGARPVKRVIQKEVLNALSKEILSGKVTTDSIILLDAFDKQLVFRNQDDLVTEEV, from the coding sequence ATGAATTTTAATAACTATACAACAAAATCGCAGGAAGCCATACAGCAAGCACAACAGCTTGCTCAAGGTTTAGGCAACGGACAAATAGAAAACGAACACATTTTTAAAGCTATTTTTGAAGTTGATGAAAACGTTTTGCCTTTCATTTTAAAGAAAATGAATGTAAACGTGCCTATGCTAAAACAAATTTTAGATAAACAAATTGAAAGCTTCTCTAAAGTCTCTGGAGCAGAATTATCAATTTCAAGAGATGCTTCAAAAACATTAAATGAAGCCTCGATTATTGCTAAAGAGATGAACGACGAATACGTTTCTATCGAACATTTAATACTAGCAATCTTTAAATCTAAAAGCAAAATTGCTCAAGTTTTAAAAGATCAAGGTGTAACAGAAAAAGCTTTAAAAGCGACTATAGATGAATTAAGACAAGGTGATCGCGTGACGTCACAAAGTCAAGAAGAAACCTATAATGCATTAAATAAATATGCTAAAAACCTAAACCAATTAGCAAAAGACGGAAAGCTAGATCCTGTAATTGGTAGAGATGAGGAGATTAGAAGAATACTTCAAATCCTATCACGTAGAACCAAAAACAATCCAATATTAGTTGGAGAACCAGGAACTGGTAAAACTGCAATTGCTGAAGGTTTAGCGCATAGAATTGTAGATGGAGATATTCCAGAAAACCTTATCGATAAGCAAATATTTGCTCTTGATATGGGATCACTAATTGCTGGCGCAAAATTTAAAGGCGAGTTTGAGGAACGTTTAAAAGCAGTAATAAAAGAAGTAACCAATAGTGATGGAGACATTGTACTATTTATAGACGAAATCCACACACTAGTTGGAGCTGGTGGTGGACAAGGCGCCATGGATGCTGCAAACATTTTAAAGCCAGCATTAGCTCGTGGAGAGTTACGGGCTATTGGAGCAACCACTTTAGACGAATACCAAAAATACTTTGAGAAAGACAAAGCTTTAGAGCGTAGATTTCAGAAAGTAATGGTAAACGAACCAGATACTGAAAGTGCTATTTCTATTTTAAGAGGAATAAAAGAAAAATACGAAACACACCACAAAGTTCGTATTAAAGACGAAGCTATAATTGGTGCTGTAGAATTATCGACACGCTATATTACCAATCGTTTCTTACCAGACAAAGCCATTGATTTAATGGATGAGGCTGCAGCAAAATTGCGTATGGAAATTAATTCTAAACCTGAAGAACTTGATGTTTTAGACAGAAAAGTCATGCAGTTAGAAATTGAAATTGAAGCTATTAAACGTGAGAAAGATGAAACAAAACTGAAGTCTTTACGAAGCGATTTAGCAAATATAAAAGAAGAGCGTAACGAGATTAACGCCAAATGGAAAAGTGAAAAAGCAGTAGTTGATAATATCCAAAACACAAAACAGGATATCGAAAACTTTAAGATTGAAGCCGAAAGAGCAGAACGCGATGGCGATTACGGAAAAGTTGCAGAGTTACGTTACGGAAAAATTAAGGAGGCACAAGAAGCACTTGAAAAAATGCAGGCAGAATTTAATGCAAAATCTGAAACGTCGCTAATTAAAGAAGAAGTGACTTACGAAGACATTGCAGAAGTTGTTGCAAAATGGACAGGTATTCCGCTTACAAAAATGCTACAAACTGATCGTGAAAAGCTTTTAAAATTAGAAGACGAATTACACAAACGTGTTGTTGGGCAAGAAGAAGCTATTATTGCTGTAAGTGATGCTGTAAGACGCTCGAGAGCTGGATTGCAGAATCCGAAAAAGCCAATTGGAACCTTCTTATTTTTAGGAACAACTGGTGTTGGTAAAACAGAACTAGCTAAAGCATTAGCAGAATATTTATTTGACGACGAAAGTGCTTTAACACGTATAGATATGAGTGAGTATCAAGAACGTCATGCAGTAAGCAGGCTTGTTGGTGCACCTCCAGGATATGTAGGTTACGAAGAAGGTGGACAATTAACTGAAGCTGTACGTAGAAAACCATATTCTGTTGTATTGTTAGATGAAATTGAAAAAGCCCATCCAGATACTTTCAATATTTTATTGCAAGTGTTAGACGAAGGACATTTAACAGACAATAAAGGTAGAACTGCCGATTTTAAAAACACCATTATTATCATGACCTCAAACATGGGAAGTCAGTTAATACAGGATCGTTTTACAGCTACAAAAGATATTGATACAGCAATGGAATTGGCAAAGGTTGATGTTTTAGGTTTATTAAAACAAACCGTAAGACCAGAATTTTTAAACAGAATTGATGACACCATTTTGTTTACACCTCTATCTAAAGAAAACATTACAGAAATTGTTGGGCTTCAACTTCAAAGTGTGACCAAAATGATCGCCAAACAAGGTATAATATTCGATGCAACACCAGAAGCAATTACTTACTTAGCAGAAAAAGGTTACGATCCTGAGTTTGGAGCAAGACCAGTTAAAAGAGTAATCCAGAAAGAAGTGTTAAATGCTTTGAGTAAAGAGATTCTCTCTGGCAAAGTAACAACCGATAGTATTATATTACTTGATGCTTTCGATAAGCAATTAGTATTTAGAAATCAAGATGATTTGGTTACTGAAGAAGTATAA
- a CDS encoding histidine phosphatase family protein gives MKKLLLFCLLITAFSCVKAQNETKVNKVTTTYYLIRHAEKDKSDSSNQNPKLIEKGQKRAEKWSNHFKNINLDAVYSTNYNRTIETALPTATNKGLEITPYDPKTLDLKIFLEQTKNQTVLIVGHSNTTPNFVNKIIDEEKHESINETINSKLFIVTINNKNVTTSKVIDID, from the coding sequence ATGAAAAAACTACTTCTATTTTGCCTTCTTATTACTGCTTTTTCTTGTGTTAAAGCTCAAAATGAAACTAAAGTAAATAAAGTAACAACCACTTACTATCTTATTCGTCATGCTGAAAAAGACAAAAGTGATTCAAGTAATCAAAACCCTAAATTGATAGAAAAAGGACAAAAAAGAGCAGAAAAATGGTCAAATCATTTCAAAAACATCAATTTAGATGCTGTTTATAGCACAAATTACAATCGAACAATCGAGACTGCTTTACCTACTGCAACGAATAAAGGTTTGGAAATAACACCTTACGATCCTAAAACTCTAGACCTTAAAATATTCTTAGAGCAAACAAAAAACCAAACCGTATTAATTGTAGGACATAGTAATACTACGCCTAATTTTGTAAATAAAATTATAGACGAGGAAAAACACGAATCTATTAATGAAACCATTAACAGTAAACTTTTTATCGTCACTATTAACAATAAAAATGTAACCACTTCTAAAGTAATTGATATTGATTAA
- the deoD gene encoding purine-nucleoside phosphorylase: protein MSIHIGAKKGDIAETILLPGDPLRAKWIAETFFENPVCFNEIRGMLGYTGTYQGKRVSVMGTGMGVPSISIYAHELITQFGVKNLIRVGSAGSYQEHIKIRDVVFAMAASSNSGVNELRFGGADYAPTANFELFQKATEAAKAKNIPIKAGNVFTSDEFYADDFESYKKWSKFGVLCVEMETAGLYTVAAKHNVNALTILTISDSLVTGEKTTSKERETTFKDMIEIALELA, encoded by the coding sequence ATGAGCATACATATTGGAGCCAAAAAAGGCGATATCGCAGAAACTATATTATTACCTGGAGACCCTTTAAGAGCAAAATGGATTGCAGAAACTTTTTTTGAAAACCCAGTATGCTTTAACGAAATTAGAGGCATGCTTGGTTACACAGGAACATACCAAGGCAAACGTGTATCTGTAATGGGAACAGGAATGGGAGTGCCTAGTATTTCTATTTATGCACATGAATTAATTACGCAGTTTGGTGTTAAAAACCTTATTCGTGTTGGTAGCGCAGGTTCTTACCAAGAGCATATAAAAATTAGAGATGTCGTTTTTGCAATGGCAGCCTCTTCTAACTCTGGAGTAAACGAACTACGTTTTGGTGGTGCAGACTATGCTCCTACTGCAAATTTTGAGCTATTTCAAAAAGCTACAGAGGCTGCAAAAGCTAAAAATATTCCTATAAAAGCTGGAAACGTATTTACTAGTGATGAGTTTTATGCCGATGATTTCGAATCTTACAAAAAATGGAGTAAATTTGGAGTGCTTTGTGTAGAAATGGAAACTGCTGGGTTATATACAGTCGCTGCAAAGCATAATGTAAATGCGCTGACAATACTTACTATTTCAGATTCTTTAGTTACAGGTGAAAAAACAACTAGTAAAGAAAGAGAAACTACTTTTAAGGATATGATAGAAATTGCATTAGAACTGGCTTAA
- the smpB gene encoding SsrA-binding protein SmpB, which produces MQKTVNILNKKAKFQYEILDRYSAGIVLSGTEIKSIRDSKASIAESFCEFNTKNELFVINMTIQEYVYGNYYNHAPKAERKLLLNKKELKKLEKEVTNSGLTIIPLRLFINEKGYAKLDIALAKGKKLYDKRETIKDRDNKRDLARIKKDHNN; this is translated from the coding sequence ATGCAGAAAACCGTAAACATACTTAATAAAAAGGCAAAATTTCAATACGAGATATTAGACAGATACTCTGCTGGTATCGTTTTATCTGGAACAGAGATTAAATCTATTCGCGATAGTAAGGCCTCTATTGCCGAAAGTTTTTGTGAATTTAATACCAAAAACGAATTGTTTGTTATAAACATGACTATACAAGAATATGTTTATGGCAACTACTACAATCACGCACCAAAAGCAGAACGTAAGCTTTTATTAAACAAGAAAGAATTAAAAAAACTTGAAAAAGAAGTTACAAATTCTGGTTTAACTATTATTCCTTTACGCTTGTTTATAAATGAAAAAGGCTATGCAAAACTTGATATTGCACTAGCAAAAGGTAAAAAACTTTACGATAAGCGTGAAACTATTAAGGATCGTGATAATAAACGTGATTTGGCTCGTATAAAAAAGGATCATAATAATTAA
- a CDS encoding GNAT family N-acetyltransferase has protein sequence MINISDNVQLELITVDSHSRLVKLIQRIYPPAYKHLWKNEDCSFYINTFYNLEQLQTELLEKATEYYFVIYENEPVGICKIQFNKPLKTIETGTYIHRIYLGSEAQGKGIAKTIFNWIEIRAKENNNNLLWLKAMDTQEQAIKFYIKQGFKINGKTSLDFNLLHEPLRGMLIMTKEI, from the coding sequence TTGATTAACATTAGTGATAACGTACAACTAGAACTTATTACTGTAGATTCTCATTCCAGACTAGTTAAACTAATACAGCGTATTTATCCTCCTGCTTACAAGCATTTATGGAAAAATGAAGACTGTTCTTTCTATATCAATACCTTTTATAATTTAGAACAACTACAAACAGAACTACTAGAAAAAGCCACCGAATATTATTTTGTAATTTACGAAAACGAACCTGTTGGTATATGCAAAATTCAGTTTAACAAACCTCTAAAAACTATAGAAACAGGTACTTATATTCATAGAATATACTTGGGAAGTGAAGCACAAGGAAAAGGTATAGCAAAAACTATTTTTAATTGGATTGAAATTAGAGCTAAAGAAAATAACAATAATTTATTATGGTTAAAAGCAATGGATACTCAAGAACAGGCCATAAAATTCTATATTAAACAAGGCTTCAAAATAAATGGTAAAACAAGTTTAGACTTCAATTTATTACACGAACCATTAAGAGGAATGTTAATAATGACTAAGGAAATCTAA
- the mqo gene encoding malate dehydrogenase (quinone), protein MSQNKIDINKDYDLVCVGAGIMSATLALMVKLVKPEINILILERLSKPAQESSAAWNNAGTGHSALCELNYTPEKEDTVDCSKAYKICTQFELSKQFWSFLVEENLIENPQDFINPVPHHSWVTGKDNVDFLKKRFEALKDHFMFQGMEFTDALEKMKEWFPLIANNRSEDEVMAATRIERGVEMNFGALTEKLFHILETKYNTPVQCNEEVLDIDPDEDVEWSVEVKNRITGCKQLLDAKHVFIGAGGGSLLLLQKVEIEAKDGYGGFPVSGEWLVCKNEDLINQHLGKVYSKAGPHDPPMSTPHLDTRLIDGKRQLMFGPFAGFSPKFLKEGSSLDLFKSIKADNIKPMLSAFWDNLPLTKYLVEQVTASHEDRMNDLRKFVKDAKSEDWELLIAGQRVQIIKKDEYEGGKLQFGTEVVRSKDGSITCLLGASPGASTATHVMLEVFEIAFPEVVNSKEGKEKLKKIVPIWKLELNSRIFNAQLEKSKKALKL, encoded by the coding sequence ATGAGTCAAAATAAAATAGATATCAATAAAGATTACGATTTAGTATGTGTTGGTGCAGGTATTATGAGTGCAACATTAGCATTAATGGTGAAATTGGTTAAACCTGAAATTAATATTTTAATTTTAGAGCGTTTAAGTAAACCAGCTCAAGAGAGTTCTGCGGCATGGAACAATGCAGGAACAGGACATTCTGCTTTGTGCGAATTAAACTATACGCCAGAAAAAGAGGATACTGTAGATTGTTCTAAAGCTTATAAAATTTGTACACAATTTGAGTTGTCCAAACAGTTTTGGAGCTTTTTAGTTGAGGAAAATTTGATTGAAAATCCTCAAGATTTTATAAACCCTGTACCACACCATAGTTGGGTTACAGGAAAAGATAATGTCGATTTCCTAAAGAAAAGATTCGAAGCCTTAAAAGATCATTTTATGTTTCAAGGCATGGAGTTTACAGATGCTTTAGAGAAAATGAAAGAATGGTTTCCATTAATAGCAAATAATAGAAGTGAGGACGAGGTTATGGCTGCTACACGAATAGAACGTGGTGTCGAAATGAATTTTGGTGCACTAACCGAGAAGTTATTTCATATTCTAGAAACCAAATACAATACTCCTGTACAATGCAACGAAGAGGTCTTGGATATCGATCCAGACGAAGATGTTGAGTGGTCTGTGGAAGTAAAAAACAGAATAACAGGATGCAAGCAGTTACTAGATGCTAAACATGTATTTATTGGAGCAGGAGGAGGAAGTTTGTTATTGTTACAAAAAGTAGAAATAGAGGCAAAAGACGGTTATGGTGGATTTCCGGTAAGTGGAGAATGGTTAGTTTGTAAAAATGAAGATTTAATAAACCAGCATTTAGGAAAAGTATATAGTAAAGCAGGACCACACGATCCTCCAATGTCAACGCCACATTTAGATACACGATTGATAGACGGCAAACGACAATTAATGTTTGGCCCTTTTGCAGGTTTTAGCCCTAAGTTTTTAAAAGAAGGATCTTCTTTAGATTTGTTTAAATCTATAAAAGCAGATAATATAAAACCAATGCTAAGTGCCTTTTGGGATAATTTACCGCTTACAAAATATCTTGTAGAACAAGTAACAGCATCTCATGAAGATAGAATGAACGATTTACGAAAATTTGTAAAAGATGCTAAAAGTGAAGATTGGGAACTTTTAATCGCTGGACAACGTGTTCAAATTATTAAAAAAGATGAATATGAAGGCGGAAAACTTCAGTTTGGAACCGAGGTGGTTAGAAGTAAAGATGGAAGTATTACTTGTTTGCTAGGAGCTTCACCTGGAGCTTCAACTGCAACACATGTAATGTTAGAGGTTTTTGAAATTGCTTTTCCTGAAGTTGTTAATTCTAAAGAAGGAAAAGAGAAGTTAAAAAAAATTGTTCCTATTTGGAAGTTAGAATTGAATTCCAGAATTTTTAATGCCCAATTAGAAAAATCTAAAAAAGCTTTGAAATTATAA
- a CDS encoding CRTAC1 family protein: MACEDINNDGLIDILLLGGFGNKLFLNSKSGKFKDVTQVSKINNWDTTLNSFGEPRQPIIADFNNDGFQDIFITYVNMPHKMYSNTDGLHFNDVSSLTNLGGENAVAGPATTFDFDNDGLLDIFIGYFGNYIEGKLPNLSRDNQNGMPNKLFKNLGDFKFVEVPFTQKTSSNNGWTQALGHADINQDGLQDLIIGNDFGVNKYYYNSKSGIFHEVSKQLKTDKPSYTMNVGISDLNGDLFPDFYISNIVVMQKDEKYVSPNENTTMKFDRDKMSRIRTIEANDLFISEVKNDTLKAFNLSSNIGRGYSATGWSWDADFFDFDNDGDEDLYCLNGMNDFSVYSIENPFYFKSSEKSNTVTYAKSSREKNVFFVNNNGILINEAKALGTDLNSNARSASYLDYDNDGDLDIIINNYHDNATLLENETSKENHWIKIKLVGNPESKINRDAIGSSLILNSPNHKNIWREIHSTTGYLSVHPKMQHFGLGNDKKTDIKIKWSNGEIFNLENVETNNTYQITHPNTLIKI; the protein is encoded by the coding sequence GTGGCTTGCGAAGATATTAACAACGATGGGCTTATTGACATTCTACTACTTGGTGGCTTTGGAAACAAACTCTTTTTAAACTCAAAATCTGGCAAGTTTAAAGATGTAACTCAAGTGAGTAAAATCAATAATTGGGATACTACTTTAAATTCTTTTGGAGAGCCTAGACAACCTATTATTGCAGATTTTAACAACGATGGCTTTCAGGATATTTTTATAACATATGTAAATATGCCTCATAAAATGTATAGCAATACCGATGGATTACATTTTAATGATGTGAGTTCCTTAACAAATCTTGGCGGTGAAAATGCTGTTGCTGGACCAGCCACAACTTTTGATTTTGACAACGATGGGCTTTTAGATATTTTTATTGGATATTTTGGAAATTATATTGAAGGTAAACTACCAAATTTAAGTAGAGACAATCAAAACGGAATGCCCAACAAACTTTTTAAAAATTTGGGAGATTTTAAATTTGTTGAAGTTCCATTTACACAAAAAACATCATCAAACAATGGATGGACTCAAGCTCTAGGACATGCAGACATTAACCAAGATGGATTACAAGATCTTATTATTGGTAATGATTTTGGTGTGAATAAATACTATTACAATTCTAAATCTGGTATTTTTCATGAAGTCAGCAAGCAGTTAAAAACAGATAAGCCTTCCTACACTATGAATGTTGGTATTTCAGATTTAAATGGCGATTTATTTCCAGATTTTTACATTTCGAATATTGTGGTCATGCAAAAAGACGAAAAATATGTGAGTCCGAATGAGAATACTACCATGAAATTTGACAGAGACAAAATGAGTAGAATTAGAACTATTGAAGCTAATGATTTGTTTATTTCCGAAGTAAAGAATGACACTTTAAAAGCATTTAACCTCTCAAGTAATATAGGAAGAGGCTATTCTGCAACTGGATGGTCTTGGGATGCCGATTTTTTTGATTTTGATAATGATGGAGACGAAGATTTATATTGCCTAAATGGCATGAATGACTTTAGCGTGTATTCTATTGAGAATCCATTTTATTTTAAGAGTAGTGAGAAGTCAAATACAGTTACCTATGCAAAAAGTAGTCGTGAAAAAAACGTGTTTTTTGTCAATAATAATGGCATTTTAATAAATGAAGCTAAAGCTTTAGGAACAGATTTAAATAGTAACGCTAGAAGTGCAAGTTATTTAGATTATGATAATGATGGTGATTTAGATATTATTATTAATAACTATCATGATAATGCGACATTACTTGAAAACGAAACGTCTAAAGAAAACCATTGGATAAAAATAAAACTGGTAGGCAATCCAGAATCAAAAATTAATAGAGACGCTATTGGTTCCTCATTAATTTTAAATAGTCCAAATCATAAAAACATTTGGAGAGAAATACATAGTACAACTGGTTACCTTTCTGTGCATCCTAAAATGCAGCATTTTGGTTTGGGCAATGATAAAAAAACCGATATAAAAATAAAATGGAGTAATGGCGAAATTTTTAACCTAGAAAATGTAGAAACCAATAACACCTACCAAATAACACACCCAAACACTCTTATAAAAATTTAA
- the ytxJ gene encoding bacillithiol system redox-active protein YtxJ has translation MTMFGKLFGGSKEPKVEKILPWKQLTTVDQLNVIEKLSKGKTQVIFKHSTRCGISSMVMNQFVSAFNVDANLDLYYLDLLSFRDVSNEVGFKFQVMHQSPQLLVIKNGVTVTHASHGAINEIDLSKFV, from the coding sequence ATTACTATGTTTGGAAAATTATTTGGAGGATCGAAAGAACCAAAAGTTGAGAAAATATTACCTTGGAAACAGTTAACAACTGTAGACCAACTTAATGTTATAGAGAAATTATCTAAAGGAAAAACACAAGTTATCTTTAAACATTCTACGCGCTGTGGTATTAGTAGTATGGTTATGAATCAATTTGTGTCTGCATTTAATGTAGATGCTAATTTAGATTTATATTATCTAGATTTGTTGAGCTTTAGAGACGTGTCTAACGAAGTTGGGTTTAAGTTTCAAGTCATGCATCAATCGCCACAACTATTAGTTATTAAAAACGGAGTAACAGTAACTCATGCAAGTCATGGTGCTATTAATGAGATTGATTTATCCAAATTTGTATAA